A single window of Caldimicrobium thiodismutans DNA harbors:
- a CDS encoding Rpn family recombination-promoting nuclease/putative transposase, with protein sequence MSKKKPPVPYDLFAKAFLKDPENLKGFLLTFLPDHIKTHLDLDSLKIIPEEQVSLSRKKREIPDLVAEVNLLSEGKPSTKAHLYILIEHKSAPDKRIYLQILNYITALNERSFKEGKGYVPVLPLVFYEGDKPWEYPERIEEIFSVPEGLKGELFKVHVVDLKRVEDEKILRIFDILAGLGCYLYLIKAEAGNFEEIIEVITRAIERLVAIGEKGRWEIGFLITISEIKFRVDGEVIWFNILDRCEEEGVKMELKNFWDRVGEKFYQQGIYHGLIQDARELVLEAIEVKLGYVPEEVRERVVREEDRKVLKAWHREIILAKGSEDIFKLFES encoded by the coding sequence ATGTCAAAGAAGAAACCTCCTGTTCCCTATGACCTTTTTGCCAAGGCCTTTCTCAAAGACCCTGAAAACTTAAAAGGCTTCCTCTTAACCTTCCTCCCTGATCACATTAAAACTCATCTTGACCTTGACTCCCTTAAAATTATCCCTGAAGAGCAAGTCTCTCTCTCAAGAAAAAAGAGAGAAATCCCGGACCTTGTTGCTGAGGTTAATCTTCTTAGTGAAGGGAAACCTTCAACCAAAGCCCATCTCTACATCCTTATTGAGCACAAAAGTGCACCTGATAAAAGGATTTACCTTCAGATTTTAAATTACATAACCGCTTTAAATGAGAGGTCTTTCAAGGAGGGGAAGGGGTATGTGCCTGTTTTACCCCTTGTGTTTTATGAAGGGGATAAGCCCTGGGAGTATCCTGAAAGGATAGAGGAGATATTTTCAGTGCCAGAGGGGTTAAAGGGAGAACTTTTTAAGGTTCATGTGGTAGATTTAAAGAGGGTAGAGGATGAGAAGATATTGAGGATATTTGATATTTTAGCAGGGCTTGGGTGTTATCTTTATTTAATAAAGGCGGAAGCAGGTAATTTTGAAGAGATAATTGAAGTTATTACAAGGGCGATAGAGAGATTAGTAGCGATAGGGGAGAAGGGGAGGTGGGAGATAGGGTTTTTAATTACGATATCTGAAATAAAGTTTAGGGTTGACGGGGAGGTAATTTGGTTTAATATATTAGATAGGTGTGAAGAAGAGGGGGTAAAGATGGAGTTAAAGAACTTTTGGGATAGAGTAGGAGAGAAATTTTATCAGCAGGGGATATATCATGGATTGATACAGGATGCAAGGGAACTTGTGCTTGAGGCCATAGAGGTGAAGCTCGGGTATGTGCCTGAGGAAGTGAGGGAGAGGGTGGTAAGGGAGGAGGATAGAAAAGTTCTTAAAGCGTGGCATAGAGAAATAATTCTTGCCAAGGGTTCTGAAGATATCTTTAAACTCTTTGAAAGTTGA
- a CDS encoding YlxR family protein, whose translation MPRKGHVPERTCVACRIKVPKGELIRFVASKGEILLDEKGILPGRGAYLCKNCFLKKDQPKILKKLKKALRMAEK comes from the coding sequence GTGCCTCGGAAGGGACATGTTCCAGAAAGAACCTGTGTGGCCTGTAGAATAAAGGTTCCTAAAGGAGAGCTTATAAGATTTGTCGCCAGTAAGGGAGAAATCCTTCTTGATGAAAAGGGAATCTTACCAGGAAGAGGGGCCTATCTTTGCAAGAATTGTTTTCTTAAAAAGGATCAGCCAAAGATTCTTAAAAAACTTAAAAAGGCCTTGAGGATGGCTGAAAAATGA
- a CDS encoding class I SAM-dependent methyltransferase, which translates to MAHKFDPRKLEKLESPERLKIFDPEALFKDLNLSHFESILDFGVGTGFYLPYLVSLLSPSGTIYAIDIQEELLRYAQEKYKDSPLMKKVKFLKIDEFEPLPFSPAFFDFIYLAFTFHELNEPHQTLKDLHHLLKKKGKLLLIDWDKRERDMGPPPEEVFEKEEIINLLKESSFKIKQKIAKEPYVWIFLAEKV; encoded by the coding sequence ATGGCCCATAAATTTGATCCCAGAAAGCTGGAAAAATTGGAAAGTCCTGAAAGGCTTAAAATCTTTGATCCAGAAGCTCTATTCAAAGATTTGAATCTTAGCCATTTTGAGAGTATTCTTGACTTTGGAGTTGGCACAGGTTTTTATTTACCCTATCTGGTATCTCTTTTAAGCCCCTCTGGCACAATTTATGCTATTGATATTCAGGAAGAGCTCTTAAGATATGCCCAAGAAAAATACAAAGATTCTCCCCTCATGAAAAAAGTAAAATTTTTGAAGATAGATGAATTTGAGCCCCTTCCTTTTAGCCCAGCCTTTTTTGATTTCATTTATCTTGCCTTCACTTTTCACGAACTCAATGAACCGCATCAGACCTTAAAAGATTTGCATCACCTCTTAAAGAAAAAGGGCAAATTACTCCTAATTGACTGGGACAAAAGAGAAAGAGATATGGGGCCACCACCAGAGGAGGTCTTTGAAAAAGAGGAGATCATAAACCTCTTAAAAGAAAGTTCCTTTAAGATAAAACAAAAAATTGCCAAAGAACCTTATGTTTGGATATTTTTAGCCGAAAAAGTATAG
- a CDS encoding 50S ribosomal protein L11 methyltransferase translates to MYLLFSLKAPPDLAPLLEEEFYIQPKLSWETEETENEIIFKFYFPFNLKPEDQEVLSWLEKLSARYQELIPEYTLVKKENWEVIWKYHFKPLKVGKRLWVLPTWEEITLQEGEIPIYIDPGQAFGTGHHPTTQLMLVNLEAYVEKICEEESVPRVLDMGCGSGILSIAVAKLCPRASILAVDIDELALETTLKNAEVNQVLENIKILKKITPSESSGFHLILANIGFRELKNLAPLFREILHPQKGILLLSGILKEDLPELEKYYKSLGFRRIKSECLKGWALTSLKLI, encoded by the coding sequence ATGTATTTATTATTTAGCCTAAAGGCACCTCCCGATTTAGCTCCTCTTTTGGAGGAAGAATTTTATATACAACCAAAACTTTCTTGGGAGACAGAAGAGACTGAAAATGAGATAATCTTTAAATTTTACTTCCCCTTTAATCTCAAACCAGAGGATCAGGAAGTTTTATCTTGGCTTGAAAAGCTTTCTGCTCGTTACCAGGAGCTTATTCCAGAATACACCCTTGTTAAGAAGGAAAACTGGGAGGTTATCTGGAAGTATCATTTTAAACCCCTTAAGGTTGGTAAGAGACTTTGGGTGCTTCCTACCTGGGAAGAAATTACACTTCAGGAAGGCGAAATTCCTATTTATATAGATCCTGGTCAGGCCTTTGGAACAGGGCATCATCCAACTACCCAGCTTATGCTTGTGAATCTGGAGGCCTATGTAGAGAAAATTTGTGAGGAAGAAAGTGTTCCCAGGGTGCTTGATATGGGCTGTGGTTCAGGGATTCTCTCTATCGCAGTGGCAAAACTTTGTCCCAGGGCAAGCATTTTGGCTGTAGATATTGATGAGCTTGCCCTTGAGACAACTTTAAAAAACGCAGAAGTGAACCAGGTCCTGGAAAATATTAAGATTCTGAAGAAAATAACACCTTCAGAGTCTTCGGGTTTTCATCTCATTTTAGCTAATATTGGCTTTCGGGAATTAAAAAATTTAGCTCCCCTTTTTAGAGAAATATTGCACCCCCAAAAGGGAATCCTTCTTCTTTCAGGGATTTTAAAAGAGGATCTTCCAGAGCTTGAAAAATATTACAAAAGTCTTGGATTCAGAAGAATAAAAAGTGAGTGTCTCAAAGGTTGGGCTCTTACATCTTTAAAGCTTATTTAA
- the rpsO gene encoding 30S ribosomal protein S15: MPLDPEVKNQIITHFQRHPQDTGSPEVQIALLTARIKQLEEHLRIHRKDFHSRRGLMMLIGQRRSLLDYLKKKDFLRYQALLKELGLKK, translated from the coding sequence ATGCCTTTAGATCCGGAGGTTAAAAATCAAATCATTACCCACTTTCAAAGACATCCTCAGGATACAGGCTCCCCTGAGGTGCAGATCGCACTTCTTACCGCAAGAATCAAACAACTTGAAGAACACCTTCGCATTCATCGTAAAGATTTTCACTCCCGTAGAGGACTTATGATGCTTATCGGCCAAAGAAGATCCCTTCTTGATTATCTGAAAAAGAAAGACTTTTTACGCTATCAAGCCCTTCTAAAAGAATTAGGCCTCAAAAAATAA
- the nusA gene encoding transcription termination factor NusA — protein MQVSKEMKKIVEALSKEKGLSKEIVVEALVEGLKTAAKKKYGSGAKIEVKYDDETGEIEIYRFREVVDKVADPNREIAFDSAQKLSPNVSIGDMLGEKINLQDLGRIAAQIVKQLFSQRLRLAEKQIIYDEYKHRLGEIVTGYVHRFIKRDVVLNLGRAEALLPEEEQIPTERYHRGDRVKAIVIEVYRQKEPQIVVSRSHPAFVKKLFEKEVPEIQEGLVKIIAIAREPGSRTKIAVASTDPNVDPVGACVGVRGSRISAVLQEIKGEKIDVVLYEKDPAKFVYNALSPAECSKVIVDEATKTLEVIVPDDQLSLAIGRKGENVRLASKLIGWRIDILSETQYMRRQDPEFLKLLKVTGLSDEIAGHLYEADIRDLKTLLETPPERISQLTRFSEDQVKEILEKAKSALK, from the coding sequence ATGCAAGTATCAAAAGAGATGAAAAAGATTGTTGAGGCCTTAAGTAAGGAAAAAGGCTTATCTAAGGAAATTGTAGTTGAGGCCCTTGTGGAGGGGTTAAAAACTGCTGCTAAAAAGAAATATGGCTCAGGAGCTAAAATTGAGGTTAAATACGATGATGAAACCGGAGAAATTGAGATTTATCGTTTTCGGGAGGTTGTGGATAAAGTAGCGGATCCCAACCGTGAGATAGCCTTTGATTCTGCACAAAAGCTTTCACCCAATGTGAGCATAGGAGATATGCTTGGTGAAAAGATTAACCTTCAGGACCTTGGGCGAATTGCAGCTCAAATTGTAAAACAGCTCTTTTCTCAACGCCTGCGCTTGGCTGAAAAACAGATAATCTATGATGAATACAAGCATCGCCTTGGAGAAATAGTGACAGGTTATGTGCATCGTTTTATCAAACGGGATGTAGTGCTTAATCTGGGTAGAGCAGAGGCCCTGCTGCCTGAGGAAGAACAAATACCTACGGAGAGGTATCATCGTGGAGATAGAGTTAAGGCCATAGTAATTGAGGTTTATCGCCAGAAGGAGCCTCAGATCGTAGTTTCAAGGTCTCATCCAGCCTTTGTTAAGAAACTCTTTGAAAAAGAAGTACCTGAAATTCAAGAAGGTTTAGTTAAAATTATAGCTATTGCAAGAGAGCCAGGCTCAAGAACAAAGATTGCCGTTGCCTCTACAGACCCTAATGTGGATCCTGTGGGAGCCTGTGTGGGGGTTAGAGGCTCAAGGATTTCTGCAGTGCTTCAGGAAATCAAAGGTGAAAAAATAGATGTGGTTCTTTATGAAAAGGATCCAGCTAAGTTTGTCTATAATGCTTTATCACCCGCCGAGTGCAGTAAGGTTATCGTGGATGAAGCAACTAAGACCCTTGAGGTTATAGTGCCTGATGATCAACTCTCCCTGGCAATCGGAAGAAAAGGAGAGAATGTAAGACTGGCTTCAAAGCTTATAGGCTGGAGAATAGATATTTTAAGTGAAACTCAATACATGAGAAGACAGGATCCTGAATTTTTGAAACTTCTTAAAGTGACAGGTCTTTCTGATGAGATTGCAGGACATCTCTATGAGGCTGATATCAGAGATTTAAAAACTCTTCTTGAAACTCCGCCCGAGCGAATTTCTCAACTTACCAGATTTTCGGAAGACCAGGTTAAAGAAATCCTTGAAAAGGCAAAAAGCGCCCTAAAATAG
- the yedF gene encoding sulfurtransferase-like selenium metabolism protein YedF, producing the protein MKEVDARGLPCPQPVIKTKEALDEIQVGEKIRVLIDSEVSLQNIQKFLSAQGHKLLSTEKKGEEFHLLIEKGEGISSEEYVISCPREGEKNLLVIVASDHMGEDRELGKILLKGFFETMLAQNLLPDRIFFMNTGVKLTTLDETFIPLLKELEKRGVEIFSCGTCLKYCNLEKDLKVGLRGGTDTYLEALFNFKRTLYIR; encoded by the coding sequence ATGAAAGAGGTTGATGCAAGGGGGCTACCTTGTCCTCAACCAGTGATCAAAACTAAAGAGGCTTTAGATGAAATCCAGGTAGGTGAAAAAATAAGGGTTTTAATTGATAGTGAGGTCTCCCTTCAAAATATCCAAAAATTTCTCTCTGCTCAGGGGCATAAACTTCTCTCCACAGAAAAAAAAGGGGAAGAATTTCATCTTCTCATTGAAAAGGGAGAAGGAATTTCCTCAGAAGAATATGTAATCTCCTGCCCCAGAGAAGGGGAGAAAAATCTTCTTGTAATTGTTGCATCTGATCACATGGGGGAAGATAGAGAATTAGGAAAAATTCTTCTTAAAGGCTTTTTTGAGACCATGCTTGCTCAGAATCTCCTTCCTGACAGGATCTTTTTTATGAACACAGGGGTAAAACTTACCACTCTTGATGAGACCTTTATCCCTCTTCTCAAAGAACTTGAAAAAAGAGGAGTTGAGATCTTTTCCTGCGGAACCTGTCTTAAATATTGTAATCTTGAAAAGGATTTAAAAGTGGGGTTAAGAGGTGGAACTGACACCTATCTTGAAGCCCTTTTCAACTTTAAGAGAACTCTATACATAAGATAA
- a CDS encoding TIGR01777 family oxidoreductase, producing MKVFILGGTGFIGSYLTEYYLNKGARVFLLVRNPQRVKTIKPGVEVVFGEALKGGDWQRLIPEMDYVINLVGETIFKRWTPEYKKLIWDSRILSTRRVVEVLTERNILFNASAVGYYGDGGERELTEESPPGKMYVSELCKAWEEEALKGESTGARIIVGRFGIVLGKGGGMLSVILPFFKLGLGGRLGSGKQWFPWIHVEDLVRAIDFLYEKEVSGIFNVTSPEPVQNKEMTKIIGKVLRRPTLFPVPKFALRLLYGELADVIMASARVIPKRLLERGFTFKYPSFESAFRASM from the coding sequence ATGAAAGTCTTTATTCTTGGAGGAACTGGATTTATTGGTAGTTATCTTACCGAATATTATCTCAATAAAGGTGCAAGGGTTTTCCTTTTAGTAAGAAATCCTCAAAGGGTTAAAACTATAAAACCAGGAGTTGAGGTCGTTTTTGGAGAGGCTTTAAAAGGAGGAGACTGGCAAAGGCTTATACCTGAAATGGATTATGTAATCAATCTTGTAGGAGAGACTATTTTTAAACGCTGGACTCCTGAATATAAAAAACTTATCTGGGATTCAAGAATACTTTCCACAAGAAGGGTAGTTGAAGTCCTAACCGAAAGAAATATTCTTTTTAATGCCAGTGCAGTTGGTTATTATGGAGATGGAGGGGAAAGGGAGCTAACAGAAGAGAGTCCTCCTGGTAAGATGTATGTATCAGAGCTTTGCAAGGCCTGGGAAGAAGAGGCTTTGAAAGGAGAATCCACTGGAGCAAGAATTATTGTGGGTAGATTTGGGATTGTCCTTGGAAAGGGTGGAGGGATGCTTTCTGTGATCCTTCCCTTTTTTAAACTTGGCCTTGGAGGAAGGCTTGGTTCAGGAAAGCAGTGGTTTCCCTGGATTCATGTGGAAGATTTAGTAAGAGCCATTGACTTTCTTTATGAAAAAGAGGTTAGTGGAATTTTTAATGTCACTTCTCCTGAACCTGTGCAAAATAAAGAAATGACAAAGATTATAGGGAAGGTTTTACGGAGACCCACTCTCTTTCCAGTACCCAAATTTGCCCTAAGGCTTCTTTATGGAGAACTTGCCGATGTAATTATGGCAAGTGCAAGGGTGATTCCAAAAAGACTCCTTGAAAGGGGTTTTACTTTCAAATATCCCTCCTTTGAATCTGCCTTTAGGGCCTCAATGTAA
- a CDS encoding bifunctional aminoglycoside phosphotransferase/ATP-binding protein — MENTIPWAEVLTFSNLPFDTKTFQILQTHISYVIITDSIVYKIKKPVNFGFLDFTTLEKRKFYCEREVELNRRLCGDLYIGVVPIVKTEKGYQIEGEGEPVEYAVKMGRLPEEGMMKGLLREGLLTKAHLDLIVDTLVPFYKSAETGEKVNYFGSLEVISFNTEENFEQTKGFVGKALTKRKYEHIVNYTRNFIKERASIFQKRIKEGYIRDGHGDLYSANICFDDLKRVYIFDCIEFNDRFRCGDVAQDLAFLAMDLDFYRLKEFSDYFIEEYVKKSGDKGLYEVLDFYKCYRAYVRGKIGCFTSEDERVPEEERIKALESAQKYFDLAFSYAGGKPKVAVFMGLSGTGKTFLAKEIQARYPVAYLSSDIERKRLLSLSPEEHYFAEFERGIYSPEMTEKTYAQLIEKAIEETSFGRDVVIDATFREKRFRDNLKKALEGIGIEPLWVLCTATDEVVKERIEKRLKEKTASDALFETYLKQKERFEPPQSEDNLLILDTSQELSKVLGYLEEFLDF; from the coding sequence ATGGAAAATACCATTCCCTGGGCAGAGGTCTTAACATTTAGCAATCTTCCCTTTGACACAAAAACATTTCAGATTCTGCAGACCCATATCTCCTATGTGATTATTACTGATTCTATAGTTTATAAAATCAAAAAGCCCGTAAATTTTGGATTTCTTGACTTTACCACCCTTGAAAAAAGAAAGTTTTATTGTGAAAGGGAAGTAGAGCTTAACCGCAGGCTTTGTGGAGATCTTTATATAGGGGTGGTTCCTATTGTTAAAACAGAGAAAGGTTATCAGATTGAGGGAGAGGGTGAGCCAGTTGAATATGCCGTTAAGATGGGAAGGCTTCCTGAAGAGGGGATGATGAAAGGGCTCTTAAGGGAGGGGCTCTTAACTAAGGCTCATCTTGATCTCATTGTGGATACCCTGGTTCCCTTCTATAAAAGTGCAGAAACTGGAGAGAAGGTGAATTACTTTGGAAGTCTTGAGGTGATCTCCTTTAATACTGAGGAAAATTTTGAGCAAACTAAAGGTTTTGTAGGTAAAGCCTTAACCAAAAGAAAATATGAACACATTGTTAATTATACCAGAAATTTTATTAAGGAGAGGGCTTCAATTTTTCAAAAAAGAATAAAAGAGGGTTATATTCGAGATGGTCATGGTGATCTCTATTCTGCCAATATTTGCTTTGATGACTTAAAAAGGGTTTATATCTTTGATTGTATTGAATTTAATGATCGCTTTAGATGTGGAGATGTGGCTCAGGATCTTGCCTTTCTTGCCATGGATCTTGACTTTTATCGTCTTAAAGAATTTTCTGATTATTTTATAGAGGAGTATGTGAAGAAGAGTGGAGACAAAGGGCTTTATGAGGTGCTTGATTTTTACAAGTGTTACAGGGCTTATGTGAGGGGGAAAATAGGTTGTTTTACCTCTGAAGATGAGAGGGTTCCAGAGGAAGAGAGGATTAAAGCCCTTGAATCAGCTCAGAAATATTTTGATCTTGCCTTTTCCTATGCAGGGGGGAAACCAAAGGTAGCTGTTTTTATGGGGCTTTCAGGAACAGGGAAGACCTTTTTGGCTAAAGAAATTCAAGCAAGGTATCCAGTCGCCTATCTTTCATCGGATATTGAAAGAAAAAGACTTTTGAGTTTAAGCCCTGAGGAGCACTATTTTGCTGAGTTTGAAAGGGGAATTTACTCCCCTGAGATGACAGAAAAAACCTATGCTCAGTTGATAGAAAAGGCTATAGAGGAGACTTCCTTTGGAAGGGATGTTGTTATTGATGCTACTTTCAGAGAGAAAAGATTTAGGGATAATCTTAAGAAGGCTTTAGAAGGAATTGGTATTGAGCCCCTTTGGGTCTTATGCACCGCTACGGATGAGGTAGTAAAGGAGCGTATAGAAAAAAGGCTTAAGGAGAAAACTGCATCAGATGCCCTCTTTGAGACCTATCTTAAGCAAAAGGAAAGATTTGAGCCCCCACAGTCAGAAGATAATTTATTAATTCTGGATACTTCCCAGGAACTCTCCAAAGTTCTCGGTTATCTTGAAGAATTTTTAGATTTTTAG
- a CDS encoding ribosome maturation factor RimP — translation MYKSSEGEKDLKEKLWELLELPILKKKMELVDIEWRRERTGWVLRLYIDKPGGVTIGDCAKISELVGHLLDKENLIHHPYNLEVSSPGIERPLKTKEHFERFKGEKAKITLKNPLAGRRNLVGTILGIKEDFLELSAEGKVWEIALSNIKKANLQPEITFK, via the coding sequence ATGTATAAAAGCTCAGAAGGGGAAAAGGATCTTAAGGAAAAGCTATGGGAATTGCTTGAATTGCCTATTCTGAAGAAAAAAATGGAGCTTGTGGATATAGAGTGGAGAAGAGAAAGAACAGGTTGGGTGCTTAGACTATATATTGATAAACCCGGAGGTGTTACCATAGGAGATTGCGCAAAAATTAGTGAACTTGTAGGTCACCTTTTGGATAAAGAGAATCTTATTCATCATCCTTATAATCTTGAGGTTTCAAGCCCCGGTATTGAAAGACCTCTTAAAACAAAAGAACACTTTGAGAGATTTAAGGGAGAAAAGGCCAAAATTACTCTTAAAAATCCTCTTGCAGGCAGAAGAAATCTTGTGGGGACAATTCTTGGGATTAAAGAAGATTTCTTAGAACTTTCTGCCGAGGGAAAAGTTTGGGAAATTGCCCTCTCAAACATTAAAAAAGCCAATCTTCAGCCTGAAATAACTTTTAAATAA
- the groES gene encoding co-chaperone GroES, which produces MKIKPLYDRILVQRIEEEQRTESGIIIPDTAKEKPIMGKVIAVGEGRLLENGQKQSLIVKEGDKILFSKYAGTEIKIKGEEYLIMREDDVLAIIEG; this is translated from the coding sequence ATGAAGATCAAACCACTTTATGATCGTATTCTTGTTCAACGCATTGAGGAGGAACAAAGAACTGAATCAGGTATCATCATCCCTGACACCGCTAAAGAAAAGCCCATTATGGGTAAAGTTATTGCGGTGGGCGAGGGCAGGCTTCTTGAAAATGGTCAAAAACAATCTCTTATTGTCAAAGAAGGGGACAAGATCCTTTTCAGCAAATATGCAGGCACTGAAATAAAAATCAAAGGCGAAGAATATCTCATCATGAGAGAAGATGATGTTTTAGCTATCATAGAAGGCTAA
- a CDS encoding alcohol dehydrogenase catalytic domain-containing protein, with protein sequence MRAWVIKEIGELNPRNFYLSEVEEPVIALNEILIKVFVCGVCHTELDEIEGRAKPSFLPIIPGHQIVGEVVAIGECVNKFQIGDLAGAGWIYSTCGKCAFCKRGLENLCPEFKGTGKDAQGGYAEYFKIREDFAFKLPHGKKPEKLAPLFCAGGIGYRALKLSGLKNGEILGLIGFGASNHLVLKIAKVLYPDSPVFVFARNPNQRLLALSLGADKAFDIEEEPEEYPQALIDTTPVWRPPFYLLKYIKPGGRLVINAIRKEDLDKEFLLNLSYERDLWHEREIKTVANITRQDIEEFLMLVDKAQIEPEFEICPFERAFEALEDLKNQKIKGAKVLKIN encoded by the coding sequence ATGAGAGCATGGGTTATAAAAGAAATTGGAGAACTTAATCCACGAAATTTTTATCTTTCCGAAGTTGAGGAACCAGTTATTGCTCTGAATGAAATTCTTATAAAAGTTTTTGTCTGTGGGGTTTGTCATACTGAACTTGATGAAATTGAGGGAAGAGCTAAGCCCTCTTTTTTACCAATTATTCCCGGCCATCAGATTGTTGGTGAAGTGGTAGCAATTGGAGAATGTGTTAACAAATTTCAAATTGGAGATCTTGCAGGAGCAGGATGGATTTATTCAACCTGTGGAAAATGTGCTTTCTGTAAAAGAGGCCTTGAAAATCTTTGCCCTGAATTTAAAGGAACAGGAAAGGATGCCCAGGGAGGTTATGCTGAATATTTCAAGATCAGAGAAGACTTTGCTTTTAAGCTTCCCCATGGGAAAAAGCCAGAAAAACTTGCCCCACTTTTTTGTGCCGGAGGTATAGGTTATAGGGCTTTAAAACTCTCAGGACTTAAAAACGGGGAAATTCTCGGGTTGATTGGATTCGGAGCTTCCAATCATCTGGTCTTAAAAATAGCCAAAGTTCTATATCCAGATTCCCCTGTTTTTGTCTTCGCAAGGAATCCAAACCAGAGATTACTTGCCCTCTCACTCGGTGCAGATAAAGCCTTTGATATAGAAGAGGAACCAGAAGAATATCCACAAGCTTTAATAGATACAACCCCTGTTTGGAGACCTCCCTTTTACCTTCTGAAATATATCAAACCAGGAGGAAGACTCGTTATAAATGCTATAAGAAAGGAGGATCTTGATAAAGAGTTTCTATTAAATCTCTCCTATGAAAGGGATCTCTGGCATGAAAGAGAAATTAAAACAGTGGCCAATATTACAAGGCAGGATATTGAGGAATTTCTCATGCTTGTGGATAAGGCCCAAATTGAGCCAGAGTTTGAAATCTGTCCCTTTGAAAGGGCTTTTGAGGCACTTGAGGATTTAAAAAATCAAAAAATAAAAGGAGCAAAAGTTTTAAAGATAAATTAA